A genomic window from Sulfurospirillum diekertiae includes:
- a CDS encoding nickel/cobalt efflux transporter: MTDIASIIQSSSGNAWLFLPSAILLGALHGLEPGHSKTMMAAFIIAIKGTVKQSIMLGIAATLSHTAVVWAIALLGMYFGARFATEAVEPYLEIVSGCLMVGIALWTLWQTRKNERACFTTHEHDDDHHHSHEHGHDHDEHHHHEHHHSTEEIIFEELGSCSDPHELAHAKDIKKRFSNKEVTNGQILLFGLTGGLIPCPASITVLLICLQLKQFTLGVALVLAFSIGLCTYVGSIRCHRRVEYAPSLKKMEWLWGICQKSALFLRRPYFACGLVYWVSRLAPFFLRDLYM; this comes from the coding sequence ATGACCGACATCGCTTCAATCATTCAAAGTAGTTCAGGCAACGCGTGGCTTTTTCTGCCTAGTGCCATTCTTCTTGGCGCACTGCACGGCTTAGAGCCCGGACACTCCAAAACAATGATGGCGGCGTTCATCATCGCCATTAAAGGAACGGTGAAACAGTCCATCATGCTGGGCATTGCGGCAACGCTTTCGCATACAGCGGTGGTTTGGGCTATCGCGCTTTTGGGTATGTATTTTGGTGCTCGCTTTGCAACCGAAGCAGTAGAGCCGTACCTTGAAATTGTTTCGGGCTGTCTCATGGTAGGCATTGCACTCTGGACACTTTGGCAAACACGCAAAAATGAACGTGCCTGCTTCACAACACATGAACATGACGACGACCATCATCATTCGCATGAGCATGGTCATGACCACGATGAGCATCATCATCATGAGCATCACCACAGCACAGAAGAGATCATCTTTGAAGAGCTTGGAAGTTGCAGTGACCCGCATGAGCTTGCACACGCCAAAGATATTAAAAAGCGTTTTTCAAACAAAGAGGTCACCAATGGACAGATCTTACTTTTTGGATTAACGGGTGGACTTATCCCCTGCCCTGCGTCGATCACGGTGCTTCTCATCTGTCTACAACTCAAACAGTTTACACTCGGTGTTGCGCTTGTGTTAGCCTTTAGCATTGGTCTTTGCACTTACGTTGGTAGCATCAGGTGTCATCGCCGCGTTGAGTATGCGCCATCTCTCAAAAAGATGGAATGGCTTTGGGGAATTTGCCAAAAAAGCGCCTTATTTCTCAGGCGGCCTTATTTTGCTTGTGGGCTTGTATATTGGGTATCAAGGCTTGCACCATTTTTTCTAAGGGATCTTTACATGTAA
- a CDS encoding methyl-accepting chemotaxis protein, whose translation MFKSITIKLRLWGIAIVFISGSFLFAFFAYTTIHEVKINGKLYNEIILAKDLVADILPPPEYIIETRLVSLEMLRTENSAELATFIAKIKTLKQEYEERHAFWVKNLHHEKIKPLMVEKAYAPAMRYFTLLETEFIPAVQAGDFKQASLLASGKLKDAYVEHRNIVDQIVVLANEYASANETNASDLLRNESIMLSFIFAFIFLATITLIYLSIKVILHRIKAISFLAQEFQQGNLLYQVTLDGNDEISNATDNFNHSIAKMQSIMHNVKEASEKNALTAAELSQTSHTIGMHIEDNAKEINLNQVELLKLEEVIEATTEQSVMMVQEIDNANTMLQEAKTKISRMEADIQQSSESENALAGDLERLSQETEQVQSILTMISDIADQTNLLALNAAIEAARAGEHGRGFAVVADEVRKLAERTQKSLLEINATIQVIVQSINSVSEKMSVNARFIQESSESSKTVQKVITLTVDTMSKAKAKVEVTANNSTQIKLGIHNILALFEKINTSAASNVVSIEQIAATSHDLDAMSEALNAQLKQFKA comes from the coding sequence ATGTTTAAGTCCATCACCATAAAACTGCGGCTTTGGGGTATTGCGATTGTCTTTATCTCAGGCTCATTTTTATTTGCATTTTTTGCCTATACAACCATTCATGAAGTTAAAATCAATGGTAAACTTTACAATGAAATTATCCTCGCCAAAGATTTGGTTGCTGACATTTTACCGCCACCTGAATATATTATTGAAACGCGTCTGGTTAGCTTAGAGATGTTACGCACCGAGAACAGCGCTGAACTTGCCACTTTTATCGCAAAAATCAAAACATTAAAGCAAGAATACGAAGAAAGACATGCCTTTTGGGTCAAAAACCTTCACCATGAGAAAATAAAACCACTGATGGTTGAAAAAGCGTATGCTCCAGCGATGCGCTATTTCACACTTTTGGAGACAGAGTTTATCCCTGCTGTGCAAGCAGGAGACTTTAAACAAGCATCTCTCTTAGCCTCTGGAAAACTGAAAGATGCCTATGTAGAACATCGAAATATTGTTGATCAAATTGTTGTGTTAGCCAATGAATATGCCAGTGCCAATGAGACCAATGCCAGTGATCTTTTGCGCAATGAAAGTATCATGCTTAGTTTTATATTCGCGTTTATCTTTCTTGCGACCATTACTTTAATTTATCTCTCCATTAAAGTTATTTTGCACCGTATTAAAGCCATTTCCTTCTTAGCTCAAGAGTTCCAACAAGGCAACCTTCTTTACCAAGTGACCTTAGATGGAAACGATGAAATTTCAAATGCTACCGACAACTTTAACCATTCCATTGCCAAAATGCAGAGCATTATGCACAATGTCAAAGAGGCTTCTGAAAAAAATGCCCTCACGGCTGCAGAGCTTAGTCAAACGTCCCATACGATTGGCATGCATATTGAAGATAATGCCAAAGAGATCAATCTCAATCAAGTAGAATTACTCAAACTTGAAGAGGTCATAGAAGCAACAACAGAGCAATCTGTCATGATGGTTCAAGAGATTGATAATGCGAACACCATGTTGCAAGAAGCAAAAACTAAAATCAGTCGCATGGAAGCGGACATCCAACAAAGTTCAGAATCCGAAAATGCCCTTGCTGGCGACTTAGAGAGGCTTTCACAAGAGACGGAACAAGTACAATCCATCTTAACCATGATTAGCGATATTGCCGATCAAACCAATCTTTTAGCGCTCAATGCCGCCATCGAAGCGGCGCGTGCGGGTGAACATGGGCGTGGATTTGCCGTGGTAGCCGATGAAGTACGAAAACTCGCAGAACGAACCCAAAAAAGCTTACTGGAAATCAACGCAACAATTCAGGTCATCGTCCAGTCAATCAATAGTGTCAGCGAAAAGATGAGCGTCAATGCTCGTTTTATTCAAGAGAGCTCAGAATCTTCTAAAACTGTTCAAAAGGTCATTACCTTAACAGTCGATACGATGTCAAAAGCGAAAGCGAAAGTCGAAGTCACTGCCAATAATTCTACACAGATCAAACTTGGCATCCACAATATCTTAGCACTCTTTGAAAAGATCAATACTTCTGCTGCCTCAAATGTTGTAAGCATCGAACAAATCGCTGCAACTTCGCATGATCTTGATGCCATGAGTGAAGCACTCAACGCTCAACTCAAACAGTTTAAAGCATAA
- a CDS encoding Tex-like N-terminal domain-containing protein, producing MNPLIPILVQKTGIAKENIINILKLLDEGSTIPFIARYRKEMTGGASDEQLREFENIYAYAKKLHDRKEEILRLIAEKAKLSDAVKNAVEKAESLQALEDIYRPYKEKKNTRAALAIAAGLTPLADVLERAELELEAFEKRAQSFVNDTVKSVKEAIIGAQDIIAERYSDDAKEREYWRAQLHDYASFEIKASKTLKPDGLYAKLAGKAEKIASIPSHRYLAMMRGVAEKELHVKILHDMERVESAIERYRIPRNAKSSKSYLLEAYLDGFKRLLFPSLEREIHALIKEKADTQAIATFGKNLSQLLNTPPVTKRVILGVDPAYRTGCKLAVVDEHGTYMTHAVIYPTPPQSDYEKSAKVIKEFTQKYRITAVAIGNGTGSRESQEFFARLNREEGLNLAYTVVSEAGASIYSASKIATEEYPNLDVTIRGAISIAQRLRDPMAALVKIDPKSLGIGQYQHDVDQKQLEKKLNEVIEDLVNRIGVDPNSASISLLSYVAGVGAKLAKAIVEHRESKGAFTCKSELLHVKGLGAKAYEQCAGFFRIREGKSVLDNTGVHPESYAIAQKLLARADLATLSKEQIITLALEQGIGEATLQDIIAELLKPGFDPRESLPPIAFRSDLTDISELSEGSIVSGVVRNIADFGAFVDIGLKNDGLIHISQMSDKRIAHPLEVLSINQQLTRIRVLEVDKEKGKVSLSLKELP from the coding sequence ATGAATCCACTTATTCCCATTTTAGTGCAAAAAACTGGCATTGCCAAAGAAAATATTATCAACATTTTAAAGCTGTTAGATGAAGGCTCGACCATTCCGTTTATCGCAAGATACCGCAAGGAGATGACGGGTGGTGCGAGCGATGAGCAGTTACGTGAGTTTGAAAACATTTATGCGTATGCGAAAAAATTGCACGATCGCAAAGAGGAGATTTTACGGCTGATTGCTGAAAAAGCCAAGTTGAGCGATGCGGTGAAAAATGCTGTTGAAAAGGCGGAGAGTTTACAAGCATTGGAAGATATTTACCGACCGTACAAAGAGAAGAAAAACACCCGTGCGGCGCTTGCGATTGCGGCAGGGCTTACGCCATTGGCGGATGTTTTGGAGAGGGCAGAGTTAGAACTCGAAGCGTTTGAAAAGAGGGCGCAGAGTTTTGTGAATGACACGGTTAAAAGCGTGAAAGAAGCAATCATAGGGGCGCAGGACATCATCGCGGAGCGTTATAGTGATGATGCGAAAGAGCGTGAGTATTGGAGAGCGCAACTGCATGACTACGCTTCATTTGAGATCAAAGCGAGTAAAACGCTCAAGCCTGATGGACTTTACGCCAAGCTCGCAGGCAAAGCCGAGAAAATCGCCTCCATTCCCTCACACCGTTACCTTGCAATGATGCGAGGTGTTGCGGAAAAAGAGTTACATGTAAAGATATTGCATGACATGGAAAGGGTGGAGAGTGCGATAGAGCGTTACCGCATTCCACGCAATGCGAAAAGTTCCAAAAGCTATCTTTTGGAAGCCTATTTGGATGGGTTTAAAAGGCTTCTGTTTCCTTCGTTAGAGCGGGAAATTCATGCGCTTATTAAAGAAAAAGCTGACACACAGGCGATTGCCACCTTTGGTAAAAACCTCTCACAACTGCTCAACACACCGCCTGTGACCAAGCGCGTGATTTTAGGCGTTGACCCCGCGTACCGCACGGGGTGTAAACTCGCGGTTGTCGATGAACATGGTACGTACATGACGCACGCCGTCATCTATCCAACCCCGCCGCAAAGCGACTATGAAAAGTCTGCTAAGGTCATCAAAGAGTTTACTCAGAAGTATCGCATCACCGCCGTGGCGATTGGTAATGGGACGGGCTCGCGCGAAAGCCAAGAGTTTTTTGCACGTCTAAACCGCGAAGAGGGATTGAACCTTGCCTATACCGTGGTCTCCGAAGCGGGTGCTTCTATTTATTCCGCTTCTAAAATTGCCACCGAAGAGTACCCGAACCTTGACGTGACGATTCGCGGAGCGATCTCCATCGCACAACGCCTGCGTGACCCGATGGCAGCACTCGTCAAGATCGACCCAAAATCGCTTGGCATTGGTCAGTACCAACACGATGTCGATCAAAAACAGCTCGAGAAAAAATTGAATGAAGTGATCGAAGATTTAGTCAATCGCATCGGCGTTGATCCCAACAGCGCTTCTATCTCGCTACTCTCCTATGTGGCAGGCGTTGGTGCAAAACTTGCCAAAGCCATAGTCGAGCACCGTGAGAGTAAAGGGGCGTTTACATGTAAGTCTGAACTTTTACATGTAAAAGGTTTAGGGGCGAAAGCGTACGAGCAGTGTGCGGGGTTTTTTCGTATTCGTGAGGGGAAAAGTGTTCTTGATAACACAGGCGTTCACCCTGAGAGTTATGCCATTGCGCAAAAGCTTTTGGCGCGTGCTGATTTGGCAACACTTTCCAAAGAGCAGATTATCACTTTAGCGCTAGAGCAGGGCATTGGCGAAGCAACGCTTCAAGACATCATTGCCGAGCTTTTAAAACCAGGGTTTGACCCACGAGAGAGCTTGCCACCGATTGCCTTTCGTTCGGATTTGACCGACATCAGCGAGCTGAGTGAGGGTTCGATTGTTTCAGGCGTGGTGCGAAACATTGCTGATTTTGGCGCATTTGTGGACATTGGGCTTAAAAACGACGGACTCATTCATATCTCGCAAATGAGCGACAAACGCATCGCTCATCCTTTGGAAGTGCTCAGCATCAACCAACAACTCACACGTATTCGCGTCCTTGAAGTGGATAAAGAAAAAGGCAAAGTGAGTCTTAGTCTTAAAGAGCTACCGTAG
- a CDS encoding PDC sensor domain-containing protein, giving the protein MHLGFKQKIIVSAGLFLGASLFIFGMLSFINLKQDLRQEIEQTQLAKAHALKLEIDSWFDAQKLVLETTAEDIAHLPEFTDVTMKPYLQTAFKKTKAAVAYMGVEESGLMIYSDQTKQKEGYDPRKRPWYIKAKAEGKSVVTDVYTDATTGQPTISIATPVFVNGVFTGVVSNDVYLTQVIEKINTKKFEGGYAFATDAMGKRNVHPDPKLIGKVLYDANESLKHLELLVKNSPEGIYDYQASDGKDKVLVFNKLENSWIIFVTIDKDVAFKAIDHMFITLTISGNILLGLSLILLWFILNTQFKPLERLNDVIKNLSSNDGDLTQRLTIHSRDELGKMSQNINLFIDKIHTIITTAKTNSAENASVAHELSISAIDVGRRAEEEALIVTKTTTEATSLKAYLRESRHSAESSKNELHEVTQSLKKVEENVSNLSSLLQNTAHNEIELANKLTLVSDIPMK; this is encoded by the coding sequence ATGCATCTCGGATTTAAGCAAAAAATCATTGTATCAGCAGGCCTATTTTTAGGAGCATCTCTCTTTATTTTTGGAATGTTAAGTTTTATCAATCTTAAACAAGACCTACGGCAAGAGATAGAACAGACGCAATTAGCCAAAGCACATGCGTTAAAACTGGAGATTGATTCGTGGTTTGATGCTCAAAAACTCGTCCTAGAGACAACCGCGGAAGACATTGCCCACTTGCCAGAATTTACAGATGTTACGATGAAACCTTATCTCCAAACAGCGTTTAAAAAGACTAAAGCTGCCGTAGCATACATGGGTGTAGAAGAGAGTGGTTTGATGATCTACAGTGACCAAACGAAACAAAAAGAGGGGTATGATCCTAGAAAACGACCGTGGTACATCAAGGCAAAAGCGGAAGGAAAATCTGTCGTCACCGATGTTTACACCGATGCCACCACAGGACAACCCACCATTTCTATCGCCACGCCTGTATTTGTGAATGGTGTATTCACAGGTGTTGTTTCCAATGATGTTTATTTAACCCAAGTGATTGAGAAAATTAATACAAAAAAATTTGAAGGTGGGTATGCCTTTGCAACCGATGCTATGGGAAAAAGAAATGTTCATCCTGATCCAAAATTAATTGGGAAAGTGCTGTATGACGCCAATGAGTCGCTTAAGCATCTTGAGCTTCTTGTCAAAAATAGCCCTGAAGGCATTTATGACTATCAAGCAAGCGACGGAAAAGATAAAGTATTAGTTTTCAATAAGCTAGAAAATAGCTGGATTATTTTTGTGACCATAGACAAAGACGTTGCTTTCAAAGCTATCGATCACATGTTCATCACGTTAACTATCTCTGGAAATATCCTGCTTGGGCTTTCACTGATTCTGTTGTGGTTCATTCTCAATACGCAGTTTAAACCTTTGGAGAGACTCAATGATGTCATCAAAAACCTTTCTAGCAATGATGGTGATTTGACACAACGCCTTACGATACATTCAAGAGATGAGTTAGGCAAGATGAGTCAAAACATCAATCTCTTCATCGATAAAATTCATACCATCATTACAACGGCAAAAACAAACAGTGCGGAAAACGCTTCCGTGGCACATGAACTCTCTATCTCTGCGATTGATGTGGGGAGACGTGCTGAAGAAGAGGCGCTTATCGTAACTAAAACCACCACAGAAGCTACTTCATTAAAAGCCTATTTGAGAGAATCTAGGCATAGTGCAGAAAGCTCTAAAAATGAATTACATGAGGTCACACAAAGCCTTAAAAAAGTCGAAGAAAACGTTTCTAACCTCTCAAGTCTTCTTCAAAATACCGCCCACAACGAAATCGAACTTGCGAACAAACTCACTCTTGTGAGTGATATACCAATGAAGTGA